Part of the Triticum aestivum cultivar Chinese Spring chromosome 4D, IWGSC CS RefSeq v2.1, whole genome shotgun sequence genome is shown below.
actcccaaaaaatgatataaatagcatataaaggcacataaagcatccaagattgataatataatagtgtggaacaataaaaaaattatagatacgttggagactgctacttgtgagctgcgttgggatttcttcgaagaggagaggatgacgcAGTACAGTAGAGACAAGTATTTGCCTCAGTTATGaagccaaggttatcaatccagtaggagaaccaagcaacactatgtaaacaaacctgcacacaaacaacaaatagttACAATCCAatgcgtagaggggttgtcaatcactcAACGGTTACGAGCAAGAGTAAATTGgatagtttttgatagatagatctgacaaaaatacaaaataaaataaataaaagaaaatttcagcaaggtatttttagttttaatatatgataaaagatagaccagggggccattgttttcactagaggcttctatcgagaaaatagcatacggtgagtaaacaaattactattgcgcaattgatagaaaagaaaataattatgacgatatccaagcaatgatcatacataggcatcacgtccaagattagtagaccaaaacgattctgcatcaactactattactccacacatcgaccgctatccagcatgcatctagtgtattaagttcatggaaaacagagtaatgctttaagcaagatgacatgatgtagaaaagataaactcatgtatgaataaaccccatctttttaccattAATAGCAACCatacatatgtgtcatgtccctttctgtcattaggattgagcaccgcaagatcgaacccattacaaagcacctcttcccatggcaagataaatcaatctagttggctaaaccaaaccaATAAAACGAGGAACAAATATGAGcctatattaatcatgcataaaagagttcagaggaaaccaaataatattcatggatagatctgatcataaactcatgattcatcggatcccaacaaacacatcgcaaaaaagaattacattggatagaactccaagaacatcaaggagaacattgtattgaagaacatcaagacagaagaagccacctagctacaaACTGCGGACCCGTAcgactgtggtaaactactcacgcatcattggagggcaacaaggatgatgtagatccccctccgtgatcgaatccccctccggcagagtgctggaaaaggcctctagatgggatggGATCTCGTGATTTTGTAACCTGCGGCGGCAAAAAAAGTAATTCGTGGACTCCCCGGTAGGTTTtctgattttagagtatttataaagGCGGAGTTGAAACAGAAGCTTGTAGGCCCCACTATGTACCAGGAAGCGCCCCAGGCCCCTGACGTGCCCTGGTGCCGAGTGGGCCACTCCTTCGTGTTctcgaagcttccagggtctcttattgccAGAAAAAAATATCCagaaagtttcgtggcatttggacttcatttggtactgatattctgcaaagtcaaagaagtaaaaaaaaaacaactggcactgggcactaagttaataggttagtcccaaaacctGATTTAAAGTTgtttgtaaatgtatataaaacatgcaGGATtgataatttaatagcatggaacaataaaaaaattatagatacgttggagacgtatcaagcatccccaagctccaCTGCCAGAGGAGCAGTCGGCACCCCTGCTCAATGTGATCCTCGCCAAGGAGCCGCACGTGGTGGCCCCCAAAGGGATGAAACCCCCAAAGGGCAAGGCTAGTGCTCGGGCCCGGGAGACCTCGATCACCCGGCCCGAAGAGACCCACGCCTCCTCTGCCCATAACAGCAATGCGGAGGAGGGTGATGTTGAAGAGACCCCTCTCCCGAAAGGGAAGAGGTCGGTGTCAGTGGACGCCGAAGCCGGCATGCAGGCCGAGGGCTCAAAGAGATCGAGGAGTACCTCGGCCAGAGCCGCCGGCGAGTTGCTGGAGAGAGTCGAGCTCTCCGGCGACTCAGAATAAGAGCTCCTCGCGCTGGGGAGGAAGAAAACGGCGCCTCCAGGGTAAGCCGTTGTCCTTATATCCCGTCTTTTTATGTGACAAGTTCTTTTGGCAAAGGTAAACTCATAAAGCGCCTTGTTTTATGCAGTCCACCAAGGGTGATCCCCAGCGGTTCCTTGAGCGGATTGCCATCCGCCAGCGGGACTCTAGAGCCCGTTGCTCCTCCCCAACACGTGATGGGCTAGGGGAGGCAACATCCACCCCGGCCCCTGAAGTCAATACGATTAGGGCCGAAGAGGTGGCCATCATGCCCGAGGTCAACACCTCGTCCCAACAAGACACGGGGGAGAAGCACCCTGAGGTCATTCAAGAGGGGCTGGGCCAGTCATCGGCCCAGCCGATATCTGCTTTAGCTtcgccactgatgtctactacgcaactttattcttgtggaCATGTGTTGCGCCTCAGAGtgcatagttttgtaggacagtagcaattttcctcaagttgatgacctaaggtttatcaatccgtgagaggtgtaggatgaagatggtctctctcaaacgaccctgcaaccaaatacaagaaatctcttgtgtccccaacacacccaatacaatggtagattgtataggtgcactagttcggcgaagagatggtgataaaagtttaatatggatggtagaaatatatttttataatctgaataaataaaaacagcaaggtagcaaatattaaacgggcacaaaaacggggttgcaatgcttgaaaacaacgcctagggtccgtactttcgctagtgcaatctcttaacagtgctaacatagttggatcatataaccatccctcaaagtgcaataaagaatcactcccgagttcctaatagcggagaacaacagataggaattgtttgtagggtacgaaaccacctcaaagctattcttttcgtttgatcgattcaagagtttgtactaaaataacacaaagctcttttttccgtttgatctatcctagagttcgtactaaaataacaccaaagcaaattcatattcataatactcaatccacacaaagaactacaaagagaccccaaagtttctatcggagaaaagataataaaaacgtgcatcaacccctatgcatagattaccccaacgtcacctcggaaatccgcaagttgagttccataacatatatcaagtgaatcaatacaataccccattgtcacctcaagtaatcagaccgcaagacatacatcaggtgttctcatatctgaatattcaatccgacaagacaaaaatTCAAAGgctaaagattcaattcatcacaacaagagtatagatgggagaaacatcatatgatccatctatattaacaaatcccatgatatagatcacgagagagaaagagagagagagagagagagagagagagattaaacacatggctactggtacaaaccctcagccccgagggtggactactccctcctcatcgtggtgggcgcagggatgatgaagatggccaccggtgatgattcccccctcccgtagggtgccggaacggggtctagattggttttcacggatacagagtcttgcggcggtggaacttctgatgtagattaaccccgatgggtttcggaatatttgggaatttatagtgcaaagaaggggtgcgggaggccgccgaggtgggcacaacccacctgggcgtgccagggggccctggcgcgccctggtgggttgtgcccccctcggggcacccccagatgctgctctggcccaatggatgtcttctggtccataaaaaatctccgtggagtttcgttgcgtttggactccgtttggtattgatttcctgcaatgtaaaaaacaagcaaaaaacagcaactcgcactgagcactgggtcaataggttagtcccaaaaaatgatataaagttgctataaaatgattttaaaacacccaagaatgataaaataacagcatgaatacttcataaattatagatacgttggagatgtatcagcatccccaagcttaattcctacccatcctcgagtaggtaaatgataaaagaaataatttatgaagtgtgaatgctagcaaagtgcacaagtttgatcaatgacaatttcaatcacttttcctagcatcataacaacaattctttcttataaaacttctcatgttatagtggcaaccaattcacatgttaagggtcaaacaatgaactctcttgaaagttaacaacctatgttcttagtcaccaagcaattgcaattcaacttattcaacagagtttaaataagagctccacatactcaagtatcatatagtcttctatgatgtctaacactcaccacgtacacatgagcaaaacgtttcaaccagacacatagaaagataggagcttattgttttgcctcccaacgtattcacctcaagggtgatgtcaacaataataactcatgctacccatattcaactggacatatgtgtctAGCTCtctcctcaccacatgatgcttgcaaaaagagaaaaataaaaaggaatagagagaaaactttgactctttgcataaaagtaaatacataaaagtgaaagataggcccttcgcagagggaagcagaggttaccatgcagttatttgtttgtatgctcagccccttagtgcaaaagaacgtcagattatattgccccttatgataaaAACCTTTATTATAcgtttgaacattttgatatattatactttttttctgacatcatatgcaaaagttatagccgttttacattttccctacactttttgcaaaacatgtccaaatttaagtttttaaattttcctaactagtacatgtagtaacataactacatctggaaggatttaatttttgaagtttttatcattttcttttgcgtTTTACAAAAcagaaaaggcgatccacagggggggtagagtttgaaaattggacctttagtaccggttcgtgccacgaaccggtactaatgactcaaaccccattagtaccggttggtggctcgaaccgggactaaaggtctaacctttagtaccggttgatgccacgaaccggtactaatgggcatcgcaccctttattcccggttcgtggcaccaaccgggactaaaggtctcatttgaactgggactaatgcctgtacggtgccctagccgctcgaaccgggactaatgctcacattagtccccgttcgtaatgcaaccgggattaatgctcttttctggccgaaccaaagccctgttttctactagtgaacaaaGTAAAAATCCCTGTCAATAGTTAATGAAAATTAGGAATTAGGAGTAGGAATCAAAGTTAATGGAAAAGGACTCACTAGTCATTAAGCACCTAAAGGCTGCAGTCGGTCACCGATCAATCTGATGAGACAACGAGTCTGAAATTCAAGAGAGGAGGCGAGcaaggcaacggcggcggcggcctgaatCCAATCACAGGCATGTCCGATCGATCTAAGGCGACGAGATGTTTCCTGTAGGGACGCCGTCCGGCCGACGCGTCTGCGGTTTCCCGTTCCCCGATCGAGAGTTCGAGAGTCGAGATGATCCCCATTCCCCGATCCCGATCGACTATTGTAGGCTACGATCCTGTTGTTTTTTTTAGACCGACGAGGGCTCGAGGCAAATATCCCGTTTCCATCTAGTACAACGTAGATCGAGCAGTTTAGGATCAGGCCTGATGGCCTCATCGCGCCCAGCGGACCAGTGCGCTAGCACTTAATTCTTTTAATACTAGGCCTATATAAATAATTTGGGGCCCCTCAAAATTATGGGCCCTGTGCGGGCCGCACATTTGGCACCACTATGGGCCCGGCCCTGCATCTCATGTACCTCAATCTAGGAGACCGAGTTTTCCCTTTTATCTGGACGCTCAGTTTTTTTTTTGGAGAGAGCGAGACTCGCGTAGGACGGGCTATAGGAAGGGAACTTTTACTGTAAGGTCTGCCTACAGAATGATCCAGAAAACGAAAAACAGCCGCGAGGCCTGGCTGTATGAGCGACGAGGGTCTTCACACTCTGATGCCGACAGCAATGGGTGGACGAAGCTATGGGGAGTTAAGGTCCTGTCAAAAGTGAAGAATTTTCTATGGAGGTTAGCACAGCATTCAATACCGACAACAGCAGTTCTTAATCAACGTAACATGTCTCCCTCAAGGTCATGTTGTCTCTGTGGAGTCGAGGATACTTGGAGACATGCCCTACTCAATTGCACTGTCTCAAGGAGCACATGGGCTTTATCTTCGGACGCTATTATTGACCGTTTAAGCTCGAATGTAGATGACAACGCTAAGACTTGGTTGTTCACGATGCATGAATCATTGACGCATGAGGAGTTCACCAAGTTCGTAGTTACTCTTTGGGCTCTATGGGGAGCGCGTCGCAAGGCTATTCTCGAACAAATTTATCAAAGTCCGTTCGCAATACGGGCCTTTGTTCGGTCTTACCTTGGTGAGTTGGATGGTATTCAAGCGCCAGCTCCCATCTCGTCGAACTCTATCATGCGTCCAACACAATGGATAGCCCCTCCACCGGGTACAGTTAAGATCAACGTTGATGCTTCAGTTGGGAGAGGAGGACGCTATGGATCTGTAGGTGCTCTCTGTAGAGATCAAACAGGCTTTTTCCTTGGAGCTTCGGCCATTGTGTTTCAAAGAATCTTTGACCCAGCTACACTCGAATGCATGGCGGTGCGGGAGGCACTAGCACTAGCTGATGATCTTTATGAGAGGAACATTCAAGTATCTTCAGATTGCAAGGTGGTGGTGGAAGATATTCgagatggaaatccaacagtctaTGGAGCACTCATACATGAAATCATAGATCATAAGTCTACTTTTCAGTCTTGTAATTTTAGTCATGAATTTAGGATCTCAAATGTCGAGGCTCACAAACTTGCGAAGCATGCGTTATCCCTTCCGCCTGGCCGGCATGTTTAGCTTGGTCAAGCGGATTGACTTTCATTCGTccatgtaaacattgtgacgacaTAATAAAAAGCTTCGTAGTTTGCCCAAAAAAACTGCAGCACATGGTCATTTATGCTAATATCTGCGATAGTCATTCTTTATACTGTTTTGCAGAATAACTGAACACACGCTGCATGGAGATATGAACAAGCTTTTTTTCTTACCTGGTTTCGTTTTTTCCCGGGAGGGACTGAAAAGCTGGTCTCAGAAAATCTTTAAACTTTTGGTATTGTTTGTTTGAAATTttcaaacaaattttgaattcaaaatttaaaagTGATATTTTTTTAGGATTCGAACTCAAGATATTGCCTCACACGTGTCAGGCACTAGCCACTGCTATTTCTTGTTAATGTTAGAGATACACTGTTATTTATATATTTTATCAGGAAAATTGATTTGAATCTAAAACGGGCATTGCACAGGGTTTACTATGTGCGTTCGTCCCTCATCACCATTTTGACCGGTTGGACGGTTATTGAAATTTTCCATTAGCCCGAATATTTTCGATATCGTTCAAAAAAATACGTTTTTGAAATTCGACATGTCAGATATTATCAAATAGAGTTGATATGCACATGTTTTCACATAACAGCTTTGTTTTcacatgattagtaggacttgttattatatatgatgatgcatgatgcgcgcatgaagagttattatatatcagcgggtgaaataaatatggattggattgaagtgaaggcaacatgcatgtggtgcatgtcgaaagtagtgcaatccaaacttgatcaagttaggattagtattactttcgacatgcatcacatgttgccttcacttcaatctaagccatgtttaggcatagcagtacgtagcgttggtaaaccaagcacggagatataacagaggacacttctctttaatagctacctaataacaacctaaattaacccccaaaccccctaaatcagcccctttcaaaaaaaaacctcagctccagccagatgctgacgcgtggatgcctattggtcccggctggtgtcaccaaccgggaccaaaggccccccggcCTGGGctagccgcagcggccacgtggaggcccatctgtcccggttcgtgtaagaaccgggactaaagggttagggcattagtaacgaccctttagtcccggttcaaaaaccaggACAAagggcccttaccaaccgggacaataggcccttatTCTACCAGTGAAGAGAGCGCGTCTCAACTTTTCATCCAACGGCTACACACACATCATATGTTAATCAGACGGATGAAATTGCTTAAATTTGAGGATTTGCGCGGTGTCTCGTATGATGCATCCAATTAGTAAATAGTACTCCTTCCATCCCATAATATAGGAGCGTTTTTAACACTACATTAGTGTTAAAAACGCTCatatattatgagacagagggagtataagattGCCTAAATGACATGATCCCAACATAAGCTATGTTCTGTTATGAATGTTTGATTGATCATTACACATACGAATGCTTATATTTATGGTTTACAACTGCTACGAGAGATGCTACCAGTGAACCACCTATGACCCCGATCCAGTTTCCTCTTCATGTGGGAAAACTCTCCAGCCACCTATGAAAGCCATGCATGCAACGTGTTTGTAGTTGAGAGCGGAGAGAGGGTGCGCACCCCACGTGGATGGGCCACAAGAGAAAGGAAACAATACGGCCGGTGTGTCGGCATGCTCCGCGTCTTGGCTCGCGCCAGCTGAGCCGCTCCAAGTCACGTAAATTTGGCACTCGTACTACTCCTAGATAGATCGCTTGGCGCACGCACAAAACGAGGAAACTACTCTGCTGAATGGCAATAATTTGTGTCGAATGGTCCGTGACCAAGAAAATGAATTATTAGGTGAGATCTGGAAGGATGAGGTTGGTCTCGTGGATTCATAGAACCTGTACAGGAAAGGATGAGGTTCTCGTTTTCTCGCACGTGAGTTGCATGTATACGTTAAGCGGCAGCACGGCTGCAGTATATATAGCTACTATGCACAACGTAGATAGTCACACAacacaaaaacacacacacacacagttgaAGAGATGTTTCCAGTGACGGGTTCGCCGAAATGCGTTGCTTTCCGATCAAAGCATACCCGCAAGTACCTTGGTAGCGTGCATGTAGGGAGCGAGGAGAGCGCCGTCGGCGGAGGCAGGTTCTTCGAGGAGCTGAGCGACGGCGCCGACGACGTCGATGTCCTTGCAAGCCCGTACACTAGATTCTACCTGGAGCCATCCAAGGAGCACGACGGGCTCCTGCACGTCAGGTGCTGCCACAACAACAAGTACTGGGTGGCCAAACATGGCGGTGAAGGCAGCGGCCACTGGATCATTGGCATCGTCAATGAACCGAACGACGACCTGTCCAAGCCGTCATGCACGCTTTTTGAGCCCGTCCCTCTCACGGACGGGGACAATAATCTATCCATCAGGTACGTATTGTATCGTCTATCTATACCAGTATCTACATAGTAGTATTAATTTACAAATCACTCTATGTCTACTCCGTCTGTAGTGCTGAAGctagcattattatttttattattaataaTATTGTCCTGGAAGAAGCCTCCACGTAGAATCAATTAATAACTAGTGTCATGgaggaaaaacaaaaagaaaaaaagatcaaCAACAATAGCTGCTTGTTTTAATAGTCCTGATTATAAAAGGTCGGCAATGCATGCTTGCAGGTTCTTCCGTCCCCAGCAGACAACCAGCTCTGAATCTGAGATGGTCATGGAAAAGGAGACAGCAGAAGAAGCCTACTTGCGTCTGGGAACCGGAGGGCATGAAAAAACAGTTGATCAAGTGAAATCTCTTCATGACTTCTCCGCCATTGATCTGTCGAAGCAATTGGTACTGCCCAAATATGTTGCTTTTAAAGGCGACAATGACATGTACCTCCGGGCAAGGATCATCCAGAAATACAATTACCTGGAATTCTCATCATCTGATATTGCAGATTCAACTGTGGTCAACACTATTTTCCCCAACTATGCTAATGGAAACGTGCGCATAAAATCTAACCACTTCAACAGGTTTTGGAGGCTCAGCCCCAACTGGATCTGGGCTGACTCCGCCGACAGCAGCAGCAGAGACCGTGACACACTCTTCAGGGTGGTCATGTTGCCTGACTACATCGGTCTCCAGAACCTGGGAAACTCCAGGTACTGCAAGAGGCTAACTGCCGACAGAAAGACAAGCTGCCTTAACGCCGCCGTCGATACCATCACACTGGAAGCAAGGTTACGGGTGGAAGAAGCCGTACTTTCCCGAAAGATCTATGGCGTGGAGTTCAAGCTCTCCGAAGCTAGGATCTACGGCGAGAAGCCTATTACCTTTCCCAGCATGACTTCAACCAATGACACCAACGAACCACATGCCAAGACCCTGACCCTGAAATACGAGGAGACGCAGGCCAAGACCTGGAGCTCGACTGTTAGCCTCAAGATTGGTGTCACGGCCAAGTTAAGAGCTGGGATCCCAGTCATAGCAGAAGGGAAGGTTGAGGTATCCACTGAATTCAATTCAGAATACGAGTGGGGGTCATCCATTCATACAACGGCCTCACAAGAGGCCTCCTACCATGCTGTGGTGCCTCCGATGACCAAGGTGACAGTCAGAGCGGCTGTGACACAGGGTTCTGTTGACGTCCCGTTCTCCTACACTCAGAGGGACATTCTGACCACAGGAGAGGTTGTTACCTACAAGATGGATGATGGTCTGTTCACTGGTATGAACAACTATAATTTCCAATTTGAAGCCACACAAGAGCCCATTTGAAGTGACGATGCATGCATTAGTTAGCCGTATTAAATAAAGCCATCCCTGCCTTGGAGTGGCCCGGCTTTTCTGTGTGGTGATTTGATGGTGTGTTGTGACtttcattttattttttagtttgtgGGTTGTGTGCTCTTATATGTTTCCCTTTACCCACTATATACATTTCTATTTGATGATCGACAGAATATTGTGCCCCCTCCGTTTTGCTTTATTTGGCATAGTTATGCTAATTTAGAGCATCTTGTGGGTTGTAactgttattttatatttttt
Proteins encoded:
- the LOC123099014 gene encoding uncharacterized protein — translated: MFPVTGSPKCVAFRSKHTRKYLGSVHVGSEESAVGGGRFFEELSDGADDVDVLASPYTRFYLEPSKEHDGLLHVRCCHNNKYWVAKHGGEGSGHWIIGIVNEPNDDLSKPSCTLFEPVPLTDGDNNLSIRFFRPQQTTSSESEMVMEKETAEEAYLRLGTGGHEKTVDQVKSLHDFSAIDLSKQLVLPKYVAFKGDNDMYLRARIIQKYNYLEFSSSDIADSTVVNTIFPNYANGNVRIKSNHFNRFWRLSPNWIWADSADSSSRDRDTLFRVVMLPDYIGLQNLGNSRYCKRLTADRKTSCLNAAVDTITLEARLRVEEAVLSRKIYGVEFKLSEARIYGEKPITFPSMTSTNDTNEPHAKTLTLKYEETQAKTWSSTVSLKIGVTAKLRAGIPVIAEGKVEVSTEFNSEYEWGSSIHTTASQEASYHAVVPPMTKVTVRAAVTQGSVDVPFSYTQRDILTTGEVVTYKMDDGLFTGMNNYNFQFEATQEPI